The Anopheles moucheti chromosome 3, idAnoMoucSN_F20_07, whole genome shotgun sequence genome contains the following window.
TTCACCATattcaattaaataatattctaAATAATTATGCAAACAACGGTCAGATTATGATTTGATTCAAGCAGATAATTTGATCCAACTAATGTTTATACGCCTAAATATATGCCATCGAAAACACCACCCCTTCGAAGGGCTTGTCTGTACTAAATTGATGCAATATTACTGTAGTATTTTCACCGGTGTGTAAACTGACAGCCGAATGACGTTTATCCGAAAAAGCCGAAGCTGAACCATTTTCCCGAAGTTTGACATTCAGTCAAAACAATCacgaaaaggtgaaaaatgttGTCCGCGGTGGTGTAGGTAGCATTCGGGTGAGAAGCGACGGAAGAGATCGAGAAAAAATCGACTGCTGCGCGTCGCGAAAAGTGCGTGTGTTTCAGTAAAATGTTTTCTCTCAATTGCAGCGGAAGTCGGCGAAATAATGACGGAATCGTTTCCGCTGCATGAGTGCGTCTTTAACGGTGATACCCGAAAACTGTCGTTGCTGCTCCGGACACACGAAATCGCCGAAAAGGACAAGCATGGTAAGTTGCCCGGATTTTAATCGGTTTTCGTTGGTTGGCGAATGTCTATTGATTCGATAGCGAACAAACAGCCCGACTCAGCAGCGGTAGCGGAAGGTTGACAAACGGAACGAGCTAATCACATTCATGCATCGATAAGTTTCTTTTCCGCACGTATCCACGCAACCGCGTAATGGtgcaaaaagtgttttatctgggatttttttgttttttttttgcgctgtgGCGCTTTGATAAGTTTGGTTGCGCTTGATATCCGGGCGAAATAATGTGTGTGCCATTTATTGTAAGCCTTTTTTCCTTAGGAGTTTCCCATGGGAATCAATAATGAATTCGTCCATGTGCATAATGAACGCAAAATTTTGGGTATCATGATATAAACTaagcaaactaaacaaacCATTCCGTTACCATGTAGTGCagttttgtttacaaattcATATAGTACGGCCTTGTGAATACAGCTTGTTTATTTGAATAATCTAATCTACTTTATTTGGTATTTCGTTTTAGGAAACACTCCACTCCATTTGGCTGTTATGCTCGGAAAGAAAGGTAATTATGCCAGCAGGAGGATGTCGAATACAAATCAGGCACCCCGTCAAGCATCTCGGGGGCGGTAAAATGTGCACAACGAGGAAAAAGGCCAGTACCAAGCACCCCTCTCGTTGGGAACTTCTCTCGGTACATGGGTTTTAGTAATTTGCCACCCAATCATTGGAACTAAACTCAACATCGTGAAATTaatattgaatgaaaatgtgtGGGGAAGACGGTGTGGTGTGTAATACAATCGTTCCAAATTCGTACCATCCTTCCATTTTTGCTACATTAGAGAGGAGAGTTAACGAAACCAATATTATGCAAGCTGCACAACAGCGAAACGCGTCGAAAAGTGAGACGCTCTAGTGCGCTTTTCGCTGTGCAGATGAATGATAAGAGTGATCTGTAGTTTGCCCGCAAATCTCGAGCGTAGTTTAGtcgcaaaaggaaaaaggcCAACATCACCGGTGCTTTAATAATGTTCGATAGATATGGGTACATAAGTGAAGCATGCCGCATTGATAGTTATTTACCTTTAGTTCAATGGCACAGACGATCCCACTGTAGCGGGAAACTGATAAACCCTTAACATCTACTGTACACACATTCTCTCATCTCATTTGGCTGTTATCAACCGAGTGTCGCATCGTGACGACCACTTGAACAGGTGGTAGCATCGTTTGGCAAAGAATTCGCAAGAGGAAAACTTTATACCTAGCCGCGTTTGTGTgcggatatttttttattgaatcgTTTTCTAATGGGCTTTCCCCTTCCTTCAACGTCTTTGCTCGAAACCTTGTCATTAGATAATGAACGGTGACAAAGTAACAGGGCAAGAGCGTATCGGTTCGCAAGAAGTGTATCCTAAGGTTGTGATAAGAGAAGCTCGTTTGGCAATAAATATACGCATTACAGTATGTTAGTCATCTGAAGAATTCACCAAAAATAGAAGGTCAAACCGCGTGGATTAGATGTGATTTCATTCATATCAATCAAATCACAATGACTGAAAAGTAATGTTTAAGACAAAGAGAACTTGCGTACAAACTCATCGGAATAACTATAGGTCCTTCAATAAGTACGAAtacaatttttcatcaataAGTGTGCATAATCATTGCACAGTACTTATTCTTTATTGTTGATATTATTGTCAGTTTTAATTACACTTGTACATTTAGAAATCTGTCTGGTGTTGATATTCATTTGCTCaactaaaataacaaaaaccttCTAATTAAGCGTAGTGTACTATAACACTTAGATTTGCCTCCAATCTTCCAAGCCTATAAAGAGATGAGCACTACGTCTTCCAGCAGGACTGACCTGCTGCAATTTGATCCAGACCTGGTGTCGATACACCAGATCCCAAATCCTCGAATTTAAAtccttatttaatttttattatgacGGCAAAAATTTAAATCCTACTGActtatttttttgtcttttgtaATGTTGATTCTCGACGAAATGCATGCATGAAACCCAATCAGTTCCCATGCAGGTCGCTTGATTCTACCCAAAAGAACGTTGTAAATCTCTGAAAGAatgttttctctctttctctcagtATATTGTTGCAATTTCTTTACAATCTTGTGTCAAATGTTTATAATACGAATTTGTATATTATGTTACGATCCTTAATTATTACCACATTAAgtacataatttattcaattccCAAACGACTTTCGTTACATAGAAATGACAGAGGCTACTTAATCCTAATTGCGGTTGTATAATGTGCCCTTGTGAAGTAATCAAGGgttgatcaattttttcccACTTTTTAATTCATATTTCATCCCTGTCTCGTTTGGCTTGTGTGGAGATTGAAATTCTGTCCCTGTTCCCGTTGTAACACCTTGCACATCATCCTGTTGGTCGATTTGTCTCTCTCGTGTACGTGGCGGAAAGGCGCAACTAAAGATGATTAGTTAGAAGGAAACGACTCGACTCTACCGTTTTGTAGTAACCTTGATGCTATTACGATTCTATACTGAAGTCCAACAAACTGTTGCCATAGTATGGTGTTGTGGAGGTGCAAGAAGCGAAATGTAAGGACGAGCGATGCCAGCCGGAACCTTgggattctgtttttttttcgccgcaTACTTCCTTTTGCTCGttaggtttcttttttttgtaatttcttTATTGATTACGCTCTCACCCGACCTCCATATCGGGCCCAGTTCGATGGCTCGTGGTGTCTCCACCGCCCCACACCAGCCAACCTCCTCACCATCTATCGCCCGGATctgttgtttttcatttgtttatttatagtCACGCAACTGGCTATATTTCCTGACTTGAAAGGAAGCGACCGTATCCTTATAGCGTTCGAAGGAACCTTTTAAAAAGAACGTCCTTTTCCCTTCATTGATGCGACTTTACAAGCTTATcacatcctttttttgtgaaactctTGCgcaagatttttatttttaaaacatgtaTTAACAAAACGGTCGAAAACCTGTGTAGGAAAAATGTGTGAAATTCCAACCCTTTTAAGAGCGATAAAAATATGATAACTCATTAGCTGGATGCTCTTAGATGGGCGTCTtatcaaaataaaactaaaagctTTTAAAATAGCTTCAATACTAAAGATTTTAGTAAGAGCTTTAAAAATAGCTCTAAAATAGGAAAATTCTTGTGGCTATGCCGAAAAGTTCTTCATATAGCTGTGCAATAGCCCTATACTGAAACTATTCAATTCTtctatttaaattgttttattttttttttaattttacagaATGTATCTTCCTGTTGCTTGCACATGGCGCACCGGTTAAAGTAAAAAATTCACAAGGATGGTCTCCATTAGCAGAGGCGATCTCGTACGGAGATCGACAAATAAGTATGTCTTTTATCCAGTAACTTGTTTCTTGAGTTTAACCTtcggttttgctttatttgcttttcaGTCAGTGCATTGCTAAGGAAACTGAAACAACAGGCCCGCGAACAGATGGAACAACGGCGCCCAAATCTGGTAAAAGCCCTCAAACAGATGGGTGACTTCTATATGGAGCTGAAGTGGGATTTTCATTCGTGGGTTCCACTTATCTCACGCATTCTTCCCTCGGACGTTTGTAAAATTCATAAGTCTGGCTGCTCGATACGACTCGACACGACGTTGgtcgatttttccgacatgcGCTGGGAGCGGGGTGACATTTCGTTCATCTTCAAAGGCGAAAACCCTCCGAAGGATTCGCTGACAGCGCTCGACAATGAGTGCCGCTGCTACCAGCACGTCCGGCACGAGGAGACGGAGATGGAAATCGAGGATGAGGTCGATATACTGATGTCGAGTGACATCCTTGCAGCACAGATGTCAACCAAGGGTATTAGTTTTACGAAAGCACAATCGGGATGGATCTTCCGCGAAGATCGGCGGGAAACGGTGGCTGGACAGTACGATAGCGATCTCTACACCATAAACGGATTGACGCTGGAGCAGCGTAAACGTCGGGAACATCTGTCACGGGATGATCTACAGAAAAATAAGGCGCTCATGGAGTCACTGACGAAGGGAGGCCAGAGCCAACAGGGCGGTGTCGATCAGAATGGAGAGATTTATCGGCGAGAATCGCTACAACCGCCACCTAACAGTGAGGTTACCTGGGAGGAATACGTTTCGGCTGAGCCGGGCCAGTATCCCAACTTAGGTCGTGAACTAGTGTATAAGGAATCAAgcaaaaattttaaagcaaCAGTAGCTATGGTAAGTAAAATCGGGTAGCAATGAATGCGGGATACAATTTCTATTATGATTTAACCCCTCTTTAACTTGTTCGGTCCCTTTCAGAGCAAAGACTTCCCACTGAGTGTAGATATGCTGTTGAACGTGCTGGAAGTAATAGCACCATTCAAGCATTTCAGCAAGTTGCGTGAATTCGTAACACTGAAACTACCCAGCGGCTTCCCGGTGAAGATCGACATCCCCATCCTGCCGACAGTGTCGGCCAAGATTACCTTTCAAAAGTTCGAATTCCGGGACGATATTTCGCCTGATCTGTTCGTCATTCCGGAGGATTACAAAGAGGACACAATGAGGTAAACCCGCCACTATCCCTTTTCCGCGTTCCATCTAATGTGCTGCTCTctcgtttgttttctctttctctctcgttctcttcttgttctttttcttccttttgtgtTACTTACGGGTTACCTTTCCTTCTCCAACAATTCACCACGGTTTCCTTTGTATTGTTATATCTTTTGTGCACCGTACAACTATCATCACCAACGCACCAACACtcttttcccacacacacacatgtgtcTCAAAACGCACAACAAAATGTATGCCAACATCAACTCTATGATTCACGCCTCTATGATTGTTCCTCGCGAGAGCACCACCGTGCGCACTGGTAAATTCGccaatgataatgataattaatGCGATCAGgtttcttatttatttcataGATTTCCTGATTTATGACCTTTCGATATCGACGGACTAAATTCACGCGCGCTGCTCTTTGCCGTCAGCCGACCTGGACAAACCGCACCGCAGTCGCCTGTCTCAACCATTGGTAGCGATGGGCATGTGGGATACTCGTGTTCACCTTCTCCACAATTATTGATACGCTCGTGCATGATCCTCGGATGATCTGGCTGTTCCGATGGAAAGTTAGCCTAAACTGACTTACAAGTTGTTCTCCCTACGCAAAACTCCCAGTTTCTGTCGTCACGATCGCGTTGGTATTGAACAATGCAGTATCATTACAGGCAATTGTATGCCAGTTTTCATTAGGCTTTGCAACAGaaattgtttgcttgttttgagGTTGTAAAAGTGAAATGGATGCATATTGAGTCTAGCAAGAAGACAACGGACGCGAAACGGTATTACAATTGTTAGCATAGTATTTTATTGTCCTACTACAACATGCTGTAttttggagcggcccggtggcatgatggtagccggtagccggtcttcacacgaacggaccggaccaaatcccatccggaccaatcccccgtagcaaggactgattatccggctacgtggtaaaataagtcgatacggctaggccgttctaacgaaacaaaaaaaacatgctgtATTTAAGTGACAGTATGCAATCGAAGGAAAGGGTGTTCATATAAAGTGGGAAGCTGTCTCCATTCTTCCAGCAGCAATGTTCTTTCCCTTCTTTCTAGCCTCTGTTGGATCTCCTATTTGTTTGTAAAGAGTATATTGCTAAAGTCATCTGAAACATTCACTTACAGGGCCGTTTTTTCATAAGTCTAGTATGTTTTATCTAAATAATTCCAGCTAACCAATATCTGCAATAGAGATGAAATAAGATGCATGTGAAGACCGTCGCTATaaaatatgaagaaaaaagcaatGCATTAATAAGACACTCTAAACGAAACGAACCTGAAACACAGACGGTGAAATGaggaaagagaagaaaaaacgaaaggaaTACAAATTTTTGGTGTACGTAGCAGGGAAACGAATTTATCAACAATTTGACAACCACATAAGCTAAACAAACCTAATCACAATGAACTATAAAATCAATGAAGTAAGGAAAAGATAAAACGATCcaagaaaattttacaaagCATGATAAAAACCATTACCATCGTTCAGTCCAGCAGTTGTTTGATATTTGTGAACCTGATCGGTATGCAAATCGGCTCTACAAATCCCATCCATTTGTCTATTAGTATATTATCATTTTAACGCGATGTTACTATAAAGTTCGGTGGTCTAGTAGTAGTTGGTgtaatttttccaaccccgAACATGGTAGCAGATCGTACTTTGAACTTTGTGTATTCGGATCGATGCAGCATGTCTGCAACTGTGTTCATTGTTTGGCCTATACGGCCTAGATGAAATAATACAGCGTCCAGGAAAAGAGTCGTTTTAAAACACGGGGGCAGTAGAGGAACAATTTGTCAATGGGATGTCGAAGGGGGTCGAAGAAGAAGGGGAAGAAAACTGAAATGCAAATCTTGTACGCTTGCTACCAAACGGATATACATACATGTGTTTCTAAACCAAAATTTGTAAGATGTTTCTTAAATGGACTAACTAAGCGTTTGGAGATGAGTGTGGAAATCGCGAAGAAGACAAAGAAAGCATACAAAGATCTATTAATTCAATTGATGTTTATTTTCtagaggaaagaaaaaggcagtggaggatcaattcccttggaggcccagggcgaaattgtagttggggcctctaattttaaaaacgataaagGGAGGGCATTGAGacccttgaaatgagacaaagggaaaagcgcagtaagaagcgGCCCCTGAACTTTCTGATTCATCCCCCGGGTAGTTCTTGCATATATTGAAAGTCGCACCGGGAGGGTGCAGCGTCAATGCAGCGTCTGAAATATATGCGAGAACGTTAGGCACAGCTTCGAACCAAAATTACGCGGGGTTGATAGATCTTgatctgcaaccacatttgtccaattttcctatggaagtcccggtgcaagagtcggttcctgtcgcgcgtcgatcgatTCACAAAACATCTTTCGTACGGGTTGTCCTTGGACCATCATTGCGGGCGGATACATTAGGGCGCAGTATCAAAACTCAAACTTTGGGtaaaccagatctgttcatcatcGTGACACTTAATCCGAGTTATCCGGAAATAACACGAAACTTCCTACCGGGACAATCTTGATAACAGAAATATATTCCAGTACGTTTTGCCAAATAGAATatgcgagttactaagttgtgaattttgattcttttatttatttattatttagtggattgtttaacattgtgtatcatggaacgcaaattttatataataataataatttgtgttatgcaaaatcggttagatttgcatagcttttagtatttgaaaactaaaatgctaggtcaagttgttgtgttgaaagactatctccataattaaacaaacaacagaaaagactcggaaagaaagaaacttTCCGGCTAGtacggctggtacgaaattaaatacaaaccagctgttttaaaatttccgataccaagagaagATGTTTTAAGAGGCGACATCTGCAGCgcggaataaatttgcccatcactattgcattgcatactatcaaacccgtgagagcgatcgctagtgtaaggaagatggatgaaacggaaagcatccttcatctcgctcaaactttccgtcggctggtacgaaattccatacaagccagctattttcagattgccgataccaggaaagcatccacggaagaggtagctcctagtacagcaattttggtcgaaaaccgccgaaaggtatgcaatatttaaacaccaactttcccgtttttcgtgaaaaatttcttcgaaaactaccagttttcgaatgtatagtaccaggcgagcatccacggaagaggtagcacctggtaattttgcccgcctaaaggtatgcaatgtttaaacactaacttttcatacaaaccagctgttttcagattttcgataccaggagagcatgtttttcaagaggtaacacctggtaccagccgagtaccaggatgttgcacgacacatgttacacaacacatgttgcgcaacatatgttgcataaCATCTgatatgcaacatatgtcgcgcaacatatgtcgcgcaacatatgttgcgcaacatctggcatgcaacaacttggtattgcaactaccgggaatcgcgtgatttgtgcttgctcggctggtaccaggtgttacctcttgaaaaacatgctctcctggtatcggaaatctgaaaacagctggtttgtatggcaagttagtgtttaaacattgcataccttacggcggtttccgaccaaaattgctgtactaggtgctatctcttccgtggatgctctcctgatactatacatgcgaaaactggtagttttcgaagaaatttttcaacGAGTTGGTGAGCGGGTGGAAGGAAGAGGGAGGGGTAAGGATTAACGGAGGGTATCCAAGGTATCATTTCAAAGCTACACTGGAAACTACACTGAATGCCATACGATTTACTATAGCTTTATGTTTTAAAGAGaattttggtgattttttcatacatttcAATACAGCTGCAAAGGTATTTCAATACTGGAACATTTCTAGAGGGAAACTAGAAACGGCATCGCATAGAACGGGTAATTGCGAGAGAATCGAGGGCTGCTCTGAGTCTGGCCGTGTGTTTATTTCACATATGATCCCTGCGGTATTTTTTCGAATACAGTGACAAAGAAGTCACTGACGCTGGTGGCGGGAatccgttgctgttgctgttgtacgCTTGACAGTGCATTGGGTTATCTTGCTTTTGCCATTAATAGTGGGCACAGTATTCACATTAGCTTTGCAACATCGGTAAAAGTAGCAACAAAAACCGCACCGTCTGCTGCAGCAGAACTAACAGCACGGTGTAGCATACTCTCAACAGCAACTAGCTCACCTACTCAACAGCTAGAACCATCTCTCTCTACTTGGCAAAACGGGCTTCTAGATCATGGCTGttatttctggcttactagacttaattgtaccacgtagccggatagtcggTCCTTCCTATGGAAGactgatccggatgggatttagGACCAACCCTGTCGTGTGCAGACCggcaccgctaccaatacactacCGGCCgtcccagtggaggatcaaaccccttggaggcccagggcggaattatagttggggcctctaattttacaAACGATGAAGGTTAATTATTAGTTAGTTAGTTATTTATCAATTAAGAAAACTTCTTTAGGTTCCTAGCGTTCTATAACAAATCgaacaaaatatatttttgcaaTCTACTTGCAAAGGAAGGCACGTCATATACTGCTGAACTTACATCATGCGGTAAGAACGTTAATAACAACAAATTTATCATCCCAAAGCACCTATGCACCCATGCGCGCACCAAATCCCCTCGAAGATCGCAGTACTGTTGAAGTGCTGTGGTGCTTGTGGAATTTATCTCATTACGGATATTAATCGTTTCAGCGTGCAATGTGTCGGTACAGATGCCAAATAATGTTTCCCTCGCCGGGTGGCATTTATAGTTTCGAGCGAAAGTTACAATGCAATGGACGAGAATTTTGGGCAAATGAAACTCGTGAGTCGCTTGTTTACAGTAACACTAatagagattttttttgcttgtttatttttttgtttgtttatacaAAATGTGTTATTTTACAGATAAAATTCGAAATCATAATCGAAATGCTAAAATCTAACCAGTACGACACATGGATTCACTTACGGTCTGGTTGAGCTAAGGGCACTACGCGCACTGCCTAACAGCCACGCAACGATCGTTTCTAGTGATGGGGGGACCATCCTGGTGGTGGTTTCGGGATTGGTACCCACTCTGTCACCTGGACTGGTCCCCAGACACGCTTCCACACACCCACGTACACCTTCTTCTCCTGCCAACTCTTAACCCATCTTGGCTTCCAGACGAGCTTCTTCTTCCAGAATCCGGTCGGTTGTGGTGCGGCCTTTACGACCACATGATCGTGATGCACATGGTGCACATCGTGGTGTACATCGTGGTGCAGATCGTGATGAAGGTCATGGTGCAGTAGCGAATGGTCGGTACTCGCCAGGCTGTGCAgcagtgcatccggatgaTGGTGCACTAGATCGtcatgatggtgatggtgggcAAGTGCTTCGTTGGCAGCATAGCTACAGAGATGCGAGAGTAAACAGTAAGATATCTTAAAGCAAACTATACGAAAAAATATTTccgggaaaaaaagaaactttaaAATGGTAAAAGCATCGTTCGTGTTTATACCAAACCTCGCTGAAGCATACGCATCAACACAGCGCCAAAACACCACTTCAACTGTgaacaaatggaaatggattgGAAAATGGTAAACTCCATTTTTAGTCCGGTGCGTCCCTTACACGTCCGTTACACTCGTTTCGTGGCAAATTGAACGAGAAAATCACTCTTCAGTCGTCAAGATTAGGCCGCGTAAGATAAAATCCCAGTAATTGGTAACCCTTACCCGCCCACGTATGATGGGcacgttgccaatttttccctATCGCCAAAAGCTATCCCGCCGAACCGGTTTCATTAGCGCGTTTCCACCAGTAAGCAGTAAATGCAGTAAAttatggaagtttttttttattatttccatttccccTCTAACACTCGCCCACCCACTCGTTAACGATTGAATGAAGCGGCACAAAAGGTGCCGTGCGAGAGAcatgttgtgtgtgttatgCGCTGCCccgtttggttggttttcttCGCCGCACCAATTTACAACCTAATTGCAAACTAATCGATTGCTCCATACCACCGACAAACTGTTTACTTAAATTCACTAGCGTGTGGTCCATGGGAGTTAAACGGGCA
Protein-coding sequences here:
- the LOC128300593 gene encoding ankyrin repeat domain-containing protein 13C, whose amino-acid sequence is MTESFPLHECVFNGDTRKLSLLLRTHEIAEKDKHGNTPLHLAVMLGKKECIFLLLAHGAPVKVKNSQGWSPLAEAISYGDRQIISALLRKLKQQAREQMEQRRPNLVKALKQMGDFYMELKWDFHSWVPLISRILPSDVCKIHKSGCSIRLDTTLVDFSDMRWERGDISFIFKGENPPKDSLTALDNECRCYQHVRHEETEMEIEDEVDILMSSDILAAQMSTKGISFTKAQSGWIFREDRRETVAGQYDSDLYTINGLTLEQRKRREHLSRDDLQKNKALMESLTKGGQSQQGGVDQNGEIYRRESLQPPPNSEVTWEEYVSAEPGQYPNLGRELVYKESSKNFKATVAMSKDFPLSVDMLLNVLEVIAPFKHFSKLREFVTLKLPSGFPVKIDIPILPTVSAKITFQKFEFRDDISPDLFVIPEDYKEDTMRFPDL